Genomic window (Streptomyces yatensis):
CCGGCGGCGAGGACCGCGGCGCCGCCGATGGCCATGGGAGCGGTGGATCCGTCGCCCCCGGTCTCGGCGAGACGCTGCCCGTCGGCGGCGCTGCCGTCCCGCGGTTCGTCGTTCGCGGCCATGACCTTGGCGCTCTTGGCCTCGGGCTGGTTCCCCTCCGTGCCCTTCCCGTCCGCCGCCTTCGGCTGGTGGTGGGCCTCGGCGCCGTCGTCACCGCCGTGGCCGTGGTGATCGACGGTCGACTTCTCGGCGCCCTTCGCTATCTGCGCGTCATTGGGCGCGGCGGCGGTCGGTGCGGAACTCGCGCTCGTCCCCGCCCCCTTGGCCGCCGCGGCCCCACCTCCGCCTCCGCCGAAGGTCACGTCCGAGCAGGTGTAGAACGCCTCCGGGCTGTCCGAGCGCTGCCAGACGCTGTAGATCAGATGGCGGCCCGACTTGTCGGGGACGTTGCCCGTGAAGACGTAACTCCCGTCCTTCAGCGTGGGATCGGTGACCTTGGCGAACGGCTCCGCCTCCAGGTCTGCCCAGGTCAGCGGCTTGGTCGGGTCGTAGCCGTCCTTGGTGACGTACAGCTCGAAGCTGCCCCGGTGGGGCGCGGTGGCCCGGTAGGTGAAGGTGTGCTCACCGGCCGTCATGGCGGTGGCGGGCCAGTCGGCGCGCGGCAGGTCCAGGCCCTTGTACTTGTCGCGGCCCGCGCTGCACAGCTTTCCGTCCGGGATGATCTCCTTGTGGCGCCCGGCGGCGTCCGGGATGTTGACCTCGTTCCAGTCGTAGAGCGCCTGGGTGCCGCCCGCCTGGACGGCCGCCTTGCAGGCCGCCGAGTCCGGGCTCTCCGGCCCCTCCGCGAAACACGCCGACACCCGGCTGACCGGGTCCTGCATCGAACCGTGCGCGGTGGCCGGGTCCGCGTTCAGCGCCGTGAGGGCGAGCGGTACCACGCCGAGCACGGCGAGCCGGGCGGTTCTGCGGTGAGCGGTCGCACGAGCGGTCATCGTCGGGGACTCCTTCGGTGGGGGACGCGCTGGGAGGTCACGCGGTTGGGGGGTGTGTGGTTGGGGGTGACGTGGTCGGGGTCATGCGGTTGGAGTGACGTGGTCGGGGGTCACGCGGTTGGGGGGTGACGCGCAGCACGCTAGCCCCGCCCAACGGCTCTCCCGCCGGTCTTATGGCGCCGTTAAGGAGCAGCTCAGGCAGAGCTGAGACTGGGCCGGTTCCGGGGGTACCCGAGGTGATCGCTCGCCGATGATTGCGGGGGGTCGGTGGCGTGGAAGGGTGACCCACATGACCGCAACGAACTCTTCCGGCGGCTCCGGCGGCGCGGGCGGCGCGGGCGCCTCCCGTGGCGCCTCTCGCGCCTCGGCCCGTGAGCTGATCGAGGCCATCGTCGACCCCGGCAGCTGGCACGGCTGGGACGAACCGGTGGAGATCACCACGGACGACCCCGACTACCGGGCCGACCTGGAGCGGGCACGCGAGCGCACCGGGCTGGACGAGTCGGTCATCACCGGTGAGGGCCGTATCGAGGGCCGCAGGGTGGCGCTGGTCGCCTGCGAGTTCCGCTTCCTGGCCGGCTCGATAGGGGTCGCCGCGGGGGAGCGGCTGGTACGGGCCGTGGAGCGGGCCACGGCGGAACGGCTGCCCCTGCTCGCGGCCCCGGCGTCGGGCGGCACCCGGATGCAGGAGGGCACGGTCGCGTTTCTGCAGATGGTGAAGGTGGCCGCGGCGATCACGGACCACAAGGCGGCGGGCCTGCCGTATCTCGTCCACCTCCGCCACCCCACGACCGGCGGCGTCCTCGCCTCCTGGGGCTCCCTCGGCCATGTCACCGCCGCCGAGCCGGGCGCCCTGATCGGCTTCATGGGCCCGCGGGTGCATGAGGCCCTGTACGGGGAGGAGTTTCCGCCCGGTGTGCAGAACGCCGAGAACCTGATGAACCACGGCCTGATCGACGCGGTGCTGCCGATGAGTCGCCTGTCGGGCGTGGCGGCACGGGTGCTGCGAGTCCTCTGCGCGGGCGGGCCCGCCACGGCCTCAGGTCCTGGGACCGCGGCGGGTTCCGGCTCCGGGCCCGCCACGGCCTCCGGCCTCGGGACGGCCCCGGGTTCCGGCCCCGGGGTGGCCCCGGCTCCCTCCACCGCCCCAGCGGCGGAGGGGCCCGGGCGGCGCGGGGATGCAGCCGAGTCCTCCATCGAGCCCGCGCCCAGGGCGCCGGGCGCAGCACGGGCGGCGGGCGATGCGGCTGCCCCGCGCGCATCGGCGGCCGCCCGCGGCACAGCCGGGCCCGCCGCGGAGGCGAAGTCCGGCACGCCGGGTGATGCGCCCGGCGGGACACCGGAGCGGCGCGAGGGTTCGTCGGCCGGGGGCGGCCCCTCAGCCGCGACCGGCAGTGGGCGTGGCGGCGCGGGTAGCGCGGGCGGCGCGGGCGGCGCGGAGTCGAAGGGAACTGCCGCGCGCGGCGAGGGTGCCGGGGCCGGGGCCGAGGAGCGGCGGGACGCGGAGGCCGGGCCCTCGTCCGTCGTCCACGGGCACGTGGCGCCTGCCGGGCGCGGCGCCGAACGGGGCGCGGGTGGCGTCGCCACGCCGGAGGCGGCCGGGGGTGTGGGGTCCGCCCACGATCAGGTCGGGTCCGCCGCCTTCGCCGGGGCCGGAGGGACCAACGCGGCGTCCGACGACGCGGGGCCGGAGGCCGTCGCGCCGTCGGCGGAGGTGTCGATACGGGCTTCGCGGCGGGCCGAGCGACCCGGGGTACGGGATCTGTTGCGGGTCGCCGCCGAGGACGTGAGTCCGCTCAGCGGTACGGGGGCCGGGGAGCACGATCCCGGGTTGTTGCTCGCGCTCGCTCGGGTCGGCGGGACGCCCTGCGTCGTCCTCGGCCACAACCGGCGCAGCGCCCGCGAAGGCGACACGTCCGAGGGGCCGGGGGAGGGGCAGGCGCTGGGCCCGGCGGGGTTGCGGACCGCGCGGCGCGGGATGCACATCGCCGCCGAGCTCGGGCTGCCGCTGCTCACCGTCATCGACACCGCCGGCGCCGCGCTCAGCCGCGAGGCCGAGGAGGGCGGGCTCGCGGCGGAGATAGCGCGGTGCCTCGCCGACATGGTGACCCTGCCCGCGCCCACCCTCTGCCTGCTGCTCGGCCAGGGCGCCGGCGGCGCCGCGCTCGCGCTGCTCCCCGCCGACCGGGTCGTGGCCGCGCGCCACGCCTGGCTGTCGCCGCTGCCGCCGGAGGGCGCGTCCGCGATCCTCCACCGCACGACGGAGCGGGCGTACGAGGTGGCCGCCCGCCAGGGCGTACGCTCCGCCGACCTCCTCGCCCAGGGCATCGTCGACCGTCTTGTGGAGGAGGACGCCTCCGACTCCGGGGACGCCTCCCGCGTCGGGGACGCCTCCCGCGTCGGGGATGGCTCCCGCGTCGGGGACGCCTCCCGCGTCGGGGATGGCTCCCGCGTCGGGGATGGCTCCCGCGTCGGGGACGCCTCCCAGGTCGAGGCTGCCTCCGGGGCGCCGGAGACCTCGCAAGCCGGGGACGCCTCCCGCGCCCCCGACGCCTTCCTCAGCCGCCTCGGCCATCTCCTCGGTGCCGAACTCGCCGCCCTCCGCGCCCAGGACCCGGACGAGCGGCTCGCCGCGCGTCGGGTCCGTCATCGCCGGATCGGGCTACCCCGTTGACGCCGTCCGATGATGGTTGTTGACGGCTAATCAGGGCCAAACGGGCGGACCGGCACGTCGAATTAGCGGTCTTAGGCATGCCTAACCTAATCTCGGGCCGTGAACGAGAATGATCTCGACGCGGCGTCACGGCCGTCCTCTTCCCCTGCCCTCGGGGGCTCCTCGGCCGCCCCGGTCCCGGCCCCTTCGGCCGCCCAGGCGGCCTCCGCGCCGCCGCCTCGGCTCCATCTCCTGGCCCTCAATCCCACCGACTCCGTCACCGAGGGCTTCCTCCCCGCGGCGGCCCGGCTCGGGCTGGCGGTCACGCTGCTCACCGACCAGCCCGAGGCCCATGAACGCGCCTACGGCAACGGACGGCAGGACCACGCGTTCCCCGCGCTCGGCATCGTCCCCTGCGACGTACGGGACTTCGCCGAGGTCATCAGCCGTATCGCCGCCGACGGCCGCCCCGACGCCGTCTTCACCAACAGCGACCACCTCCAGACCCAGGCCGCCCTCGCCGCCGAGTACTTCGGCCTCCCGGGCAAGGACTGGCGTGCCGCGCTGCGCACGAAGAACAAGGCCGAGCTGCGCCGCGCCCTCGCCGCCGCGAGCCCGGACGCCACCGCCACCGCCCCCGCCGACCCTGCCTCGTCCGCCGACCTCGTCTGGTCGGCCGACCCCGTTTGGTCCACCGAACTCGCCACCGGACAGGAACCCGCCACCCTCGCCGGACTCGACGCGCCCTACCCCTGCGTGGTCAAACCGCGCGAGGGCGTGGCCAGCGAGGACGTCGTCCTCGTAGCCGACGCCGACGAACTCGTCCGGCGCTGCGTCGAGATACGGGCCCGGCGGCCCGGAGCGGCCCTGGTCGTCGAGGAGTTCCTGGACGGCGAGCTGCGCACCCTCGAAACCCTCGGCGACGGCCGCACCCTCCACGTCCTCGGCGGCTTCCGCACCGAACTCTCGCCGCCCCCGCACTTCATCGAGGAACGGCTGCACCTGCTGCCCGCCCCGCCCCCGCAGCCGCACACCGATCAGGTGCTGGCACAGTTGCGCGCGCTGGGCGTCGGCTTCGGCGTGTGCCACACCGAGTACGTCGTCCAGGGTGACCGGGCCCGCCTCATCGAGGTCAACTACCGTGCCATAGGCGACCAGTGCGACCTCGTCCTGGCCGAACTCCTCGGCATCCCCCTTTTCGAGTACATCCTCCGTACGCACCTGGGCGAGCCGCTGCCGGACGACCTCGGCGCGCGCACCGACGGCAGGGTTCGCATGGAGTACGTCCTGGCCGACCGCGCCGGGCGGCTCGCCTCCGCCCCTCCGGCGAGCGTGACCGAGCGCGGCGGCGTACGACTGGACTACCGGCCGCTGCGCGGGGTCGGCGAGGAACACCCGCTCCACCGCACCAATCGAGACTTCCTCGGCGTACTCCGGGCCACCGGCACCGACCAGGGGCGGATCGACGCGGCGGTGGCGCAGTTCCTCGCGGCCCACCGATGGGAGATCGTGTGACAGAGGAAGAGGAGCTTCTCGGACGGGTGCTCGACACGCTCCTCCGAGAGGACGCCTACAAGCTGCGCAGCCGCGCCACCCCGGAACGGCGCGCCGACGGCGACTGGCTGCGCATCGCGCTCGAGGGGGGCGAAAGCGTGCTGCTCCCGGTGGAACCCGAGGGCTTCCAGTGCGATATCCGCACCCGCCGCCGACCCCTGCGGCTATGCGCTCCCGCGACTACCGAATGCCCCTCGACCGATCGGGCCGACGCCGAACCGGCTCCGGCCGAACCGAGCGGTGCCGAACGGGCCCTCGCTGAACCGGCCCCGGCCGGACGGGCCTGCGCTGAACCGGCCCCGGCCGAGTCGCGGTCCGCGTCCGGCCCGGCCCCGGCCGGACCGGCCTCGGCCGATTCGGGTGGTGTCGAGCGGGCCTCCGCCGAACTGGGCGACGCCGATCGCGCCGACGCCGATCGCGCCGACGCCGATCGCGCCGACGCCGAACGGGCCCCCGTCGGACGGGCCGACGCCGAAACGGCCCCGGCCGAACCGAGCGGTGCCGAACGGGCCCTCGCTGAACCGGCCCCGGTCGGACGGGCCTGCGCTGAACCGGCCCCGGCCGAGTCGCGGTCCGCGTCCGGCCCGGCCCCGGCCGGACCGGCCTCGGCCGATTCGGGTGGTGTCGAGCGGGCCTCCGCCGAACTGGGCGACGCCGATCGCGCCGATGCCGAACCCGGCGGTGCCGATCGGGCTGACGCCGAACCGGCCTCCGCCGAACCGGCACCGGCCGACGCCGAACCGCCGTCCGCGTCCGCCCCGGCCGGCGAGTCCGGGGACTGTGCCCGGACCCCGGCCGAACGGCCGCTCACCGGGCTCGTCCCCACCCTCGCGCGTCTGCGGGCCGCCGTGCCGGACGAGGATCGGCCGCTGTACGACGTCTTCGTGACCGAGTGCCGACAGGCGCTCGACGCCATGCGGCTGCACACCCGCATCCGGCCCGGCGTCGTCGCCGAGCTGGCCGCACGCCACGGCGAGGGGCGGCCGTGGACGGGGATGCCCGGGGCGGTCGCGTACGACACGCTCGCCGCCTTCCGGGACCACCCGGTCTACCCGACCAGCCGGGGCCGGGCCGTCTTCACCGAGGATCAATTACGCGCCCATGCCCCCGAGTTCCACCCCACCTTCCCGCTGCGCTGGCTCGTCCTCCCCCGAGAAGCGGTCGCCGGTGACCCGGCGCGGCTGCCCGGCTGGTGGCCGACGCCCGCGCAACTCGGTCTCGACAGCGGGCGGCGGCGGTCCTCCGGCGAACGCGGGCGGCTGGCCTTCCCCGTGCATCCGCTCACCGTCGGCCGCCCGCTGGAGGCCGCGCTCCGCGCGGCCGGGCTCGACGGCGAGGCCCGGCTCGCGGACCGCCCGCTGCTGGACGTACGGCCCACACTCTCCATGCGGACCGTGGCCGTCGCCGACGACCTCGCCGACGACCCCCTCGTCCACCTCAAACTGCCGCTCACCACCTCCACCCTGGGGATGCGCAACCGCCGCTCGGTCAAACCCGGCACGCTGATCGACGGCGAGGTGGCGCAGCGCCTGCTGGAGGCGGTGATCGCGCGCGAGCCGCGCTTCGGCGCGACCGTGCTGCTCGCCGACGAGACCACCCACCTCCACGCCGGACACGAGTTGCTGGCCACGCTCGTGCGCCGCTACCCGCCCGGTCTGGAGAACGCCACGATCGTGCCGCTGGCCGGGCTGCTCGCCCCCGCCCCGGACGGCACGCTCGTCATCGACGGGCTCGCCGCGCGCCACTACAGCGGGGACGTCCTCGCCCTGCTCGACGACTACCTCACCCTGCTGTTCGACTTCCACACCACCCTCTTCGCGTACGGCATCGCGTTGGAGTCCCATCAGCAGAACATCTCCCTGGTCTTCGAGAGCGGGGGTGACAACGGTGGTGCCGTGCCCCGGCTGCGGCTGCTCATCAAGGACCACGACGGCCCGCGCGTCCACGCGATACGGCTCGCCGCCATGGTCGGCGGAGGACCGGCCGCCGATCTGTGCGGATTCGACGACCGCAGAATCCTGACGTCCGGCGACGGGCCGGTGGCCGATGTGTTCACCACCATCACCGTCCATCTGTGCGCCGCCGCCCCCCTCTTCGAACTCGCCCGCCTCGGCCGGGCCCCGCTCGACACCCTGCTGCGGCGGCTGCGCGACCGGCTCGCCGACGCCGTCGACCGGCTCGCCGTCACCCGGCCCGGTGC
Coding sequences:
- a CDS encoding lytic polysaccharide monooxygenase auxiliary activity family 9 protein; amino-acid sequence: MTARATAHRRTARLAVLGVVPLALTALNADPATAHGSMQDPVSRVSACFAEGPESPDSAACKAAVQAGGTQALYDWNEVNIPDAAGRHKEIIPDGKLCSAGRDKYKGLDLPRADWPATAMTAGEHTFTYRATAPHRGSFELYVTKDGYDPTKPLTWADLEAEPFAKVTDPTLKDGSYVFTGNVPDKSGRHLIYSVWQRSDSPEAFYTCSDVTFGGGGGGAAAAKGAGTSASSAPTAAAPNDAQIAKGAEKSTVDHHGHGGDDGAEAHHQPKAADGKGTEGNQPEAKSAKVMAANDEPRDGSAADGQRLAETGGDGSTAPMAIGGAAVLAAGAAVLFAAANRRKAVRRGRG
- a CDS encoding ATP-grasp domain-containing protein, encoding MALNPTDSVTEGFLPAAARLGLAVTLLTDQPEAHERAYGNGRQDHAFPALGIVPCDVRDFAEVISRIAADGRPDAVFTNSDHLQTQAALAAEYFGLPGKDWRAALRTKNKAELRRALAAASPDATATAPADPASSADLVWSADPVWSTELATGQEPATLAGLDAPYPCVVKPREGVASEDVVLVADADELVRRCVEIRARRPGAALVVEEFLDGELRTLETLGDGRTLHVLGGFRTELSPPPHFIEERLHLLPAPPPQPHTDQVLAQLRALGVGFGVCHTEYVVQGDRARLIEVNYRAIGDQCDLVLAELLGIPLFEYILRTHLGEPLPDDLGARTDGRVRMEYVLADRAGRLASAPPASVTERGGVRLDYRPLRGVGEEHPLHRTNRDFLGVLRATGTDQGRIDAAVAQFLAAHRWEIV
- a CDS encoding carboxyl transferase domain-containing protein, with the protein product MTATNSSGGSGGAGGAGASRGASRASARELIEAIVDPGSWHGWDEPVEITTDDPDYRADLERARERTGLDESVITGEGRIEGRRVALVACEFRFLAGSIGVAAGERLVRAVERATAERLPLLAAPASGGTRMQEGTVAFLQMVKVAAAITDHKAAGLPYLVHLRHPTTGGVLASWGSLGHVTAAEPGALIGFMGPRVHEALYGEEFPPGVQNAENLMNHGLIDAVLPMSRLSGVAARVLRVLCAGGPATASGPGTAAGSGSGPATASGLGTAPGSGPGVAPAPSTAPAAEGPGRRGDAAESSIEPAPRAPGAARAAGDAAAPRASAAARGTAGPAAEAKSGTPGDAPGGTPERREGSSAGGGPSAATGSGRGGAGSAGGAGGAESKGTAARGEGAGAGAEERRDAEAGPSSVVHGHVAPAGRGAERGAGGVATPEAAGGVGSAHDQVGSAAFAGAGGTNAASDDAGPEAVAPSAEVSIRASRRAERPGVRDLLRVAAEDVSPLSGTGAGEHDPGLLLALARVGGTPCVVLGHNRRSAREGDTSEGPGEGQALGPAGLRTARRGMHIAAELGLPLLTVIDTAGAALSREAEEGGLAAEIARCLADMVTLPAPTLCLLLGQGAGGAALALLPADRVVAARHAWLSPLPPEGASAILHRTTERAYEVAARQGVRSADLLAQGIVDRLVEEDASDSGDASRVGDASRVGDGSRVGDASRVGDGSRVGDGSRVGDASQVEAASGAPETSQAGDASRAPDAFLSRLGHLLGAELAALRAQDPDERLAARRVRHRRIGLPR
- a CDS encoding IucA/IucC family protein, whose translation is MTEEEELLGRVLDTLLREDAYKLRSRATPERRADGDWLRIALEGGESVLLPVEPEGFQCDIRTRRRPLRLCAPATTECPSTDRADAEPAPAEPSGAERALAEPAPAGRACAEPAPAESRSASGPAPAGPASADSGGVERASAELGDADRADADRADADRADAERAPVGRADAETAPAEPSGAERALAEPAPVGRACAEPAPAESRSASGPAPAGPASADSGGVERASAELGDADRADAEPGGADRADAEPASAEPAPADAEPPSASAPAGESGDCARTPAERPLTGLVPTLARLRAAVPDEDRPLYDVFVTECRQALDAMRLHTRIRPGVVAELAARHGEGRPWTGMPGAVAYDTLAAFRDHPVYPTSRGRAVFTEDQLRAHAPEFHPTFPLRWLVLPREAVAGDPARLPGWWPTPAQLGLDSGRRRSSGERGRLAFPVHPLTVGRPLEAALRAAGLDGEARLADRPLLDVRPTLSMRTVAVADDLADDPLVHLKLPLTTSTLGMRNRRSVKPGTLIDGEVAQRLLEAVIAREPRFGATVLLADETTHLHAGHELLATLVRRYPPGLENATIVPLAGLLAPAPDGTLVIDGLAARHYSGDVLALLDDYLTLLFDFHTTLFAYGIALESHQQNISLVFESGGDNGGAVPRLRLLIKDHDGPRVHAIRLAAMVGGGPAADLCGFDDRRILTSGDGPVADVFTTITVHLCAAAPLFELARLGRAPLDTLLRRLRDRLADAVDRLAVTRPGAAAAVLRRRVLDADRLPVKAMVTAGTLFTKERSGAADINKHYGTGPNYLLRGSGR